One region of Brassica napus cultivar Da-Ae chromosome A10, Da-Ae, whole genome shotgun sequence genomic DNA includes:
- the LOC106370406 gene encoding protein SENSITIVE TO PROTON RHIZOTOXICITY 2-like: MNQRGLMMNTGEWSMSCCSETNSSSTIYTNSMAAATRSSGDDISLSLLFNLSTIQDKVHEIQSLVNFFMISPSNNNQSWESTSSLAAANVESLVQDIITAASSMMLTCQSLQISTGDNSNIDTSQTTDGTFMEFSQDFDPGHDFVQESSTNLLGVRDFDPDHDFLQESSSNLLGVQEREHVSLIDQSLDWHSIQTSNPKTDHHYFKSRTGNYEIVELSVEDLLAKYTHYCQICGKGFKRDANLRMHMRAHGDEYKTREALINPTSRDKNVEYSSLTRHYYSCPQHGCRWNQRHDKFQPLKSVICAKNHYKRSHCPKIYMCRRCNVKHFSVLSDLRTHEKHCGDIKWVCSCGTRFSRKDKLTSHVSLFSGHSPAHEPPPQPPMISL, encoded by the coding sequence ATGAATCAAAGAGGCCTTATGATGAATACTGGAGAATGGTCCATGTCTTGTTGCTCCGAGACCAACTCTAGTTCCACAATCTACACTAACTCCATGGCGGCCGCGACTAGATCATCGGGCGACGACATTtcactctctcttcttttcAATCTCTCTACCATACAAGACAAAGTCCATGAGATCCAATCTCTGGTCAACTTTTTCATGATCTCCCCTAGTAACAATAACCAATCCTGGGAGTCAACTTCGTCTTTAGCCGCGGCTAACGTCGAAAGtttggttcaagacatcatcaCGGCTGCTTCTTCAATGATGCTCACTTGCCAAAGCCTCCAAATCTCAACTGGCGACAACAGCAACATCGATACAAGTCAAACCACAGATGGAACGTTCATGGAGTTCTCCCAGGACTTCGACCCGGGTCATGATTTCGTCCAAGAGTCTTCGACCAACCTTCTTGGTGTCCGAGACTTCGACCCGGATCATGATTTCCTCCAAGAATCGTCATCGAACCTTCTTGGTGTCCAGGAAAGAGAGCATGTTTCGCTTATAGACCAGAGTCTTGACTGGCACAGcatccaaacctcaaaccctaaaacAGATCACCATTATTTTAAATCAAGAACCGGGAACTATGAGATAGTGGAGCTAAGTGTGGAGGATCTACTAGCGAAATACACACATTACTGCCAAATCTGCGGGAAAGGGTTTAAGAGAGACGCCAATCTAAGGATGCATATGAGAGCACACGGAGACGAGTACAAGACACGTGAAGCCTTGATTAATCCAACAAGCCGTGACAAGAATGTCGAATACTCGTCACTCACGAGGCATTACTACTCGTGCCCTCAACATGGGTGTAGGTGGAACCAAAGGCACGATAAGTTTCAGCCTTTGAAATCTGTGATTTGCGCCAAGAATCATTACAAGAGAAGTCATTgtccgaaaatatatatgtgCAGAAGATGCAACGTGAAGCATTTCTCGGTTCTGTCTGATCTTAGGACGCACGAGAAGCATTGTGGAGATATCAAGTGGGTTTGCTCATGTGGAACTAGGTTTTCTAGGAAAGACAAGCTTACGAGCCATGTTTCTTTGTTCTCGGGTCACTCACCGGCCCATGAGCCGCCGCCGCAGCCTCCGATGATCTCACTCTAA
- the LOC106371632 gene encoding histone H2B.10 codes for MAKADKKPAEKKPAETTTAAAAEKKPKAGKKLPKDPAVAGDKKKKRTKKSVETYKIYIFKVLKQVHPDIGISSKAMGIMNSFINDIFEKLAGESSKLARYNKKPTITSREIQTAVRLVLPGELAKHAVSEGTKAVTKFTSS; via the coding sequence ATGGCAAAGGCTGACAAGAAACCAGCAGAGAAGAAGCCGGCGGAAACCACCACCGCGGCGGCAGCAGAGAAGAAGCCAAAAGCCGGGAAGAAGCTACCGAAGGACCCCGCCGTGGCCggagacaagaagaagaagcggaCCAAGAAGAGCGTGGAGACCTACAAGATCTACATCTTCAAGGTGCTGAAGCAGGTTCACCCGGACATCGGGATCTCGAGCAAAGCCATGGGGATCATGAACAGCTTCATCAACGACATCTTCGAgaagctcgccggcgagtcttCCAAGCTTGCGAGGTACAACAAGAAGCCCACGATCACTTCGAGGGAGATTCAGACGGCGGTGAGGCTCGTGTTGCCTGGAGAGTTGGCGAAGCATGCTGTCTCTGAGGGTACCAAGGCGGTGACCAAGTTCACGAGTTCTTAG
- the LOC125579218 gene encoding uncharacterized protein LOC125579218 has translation MAPSRNVIVATGLVVFASAGLAFPFYMASSKKPVIDPTKPLPPQATFRGPYINTGSRDVGPDHRTYPKK, from the exons ATGGCACCATCACGTAACGTCATTGTAGCCACGGGTCTGGTTGTTTTCGCATCTGCAGGCTTAGCTTTCCCCTTTTACATGGC ATCGTCAAAGAAACCAGTGATTGATCCAACAAAACCGCTACCTCCTCAAGCAACTTTTAGAGGACCTTACATCAACACTGGTTCTCGCGATGTTGGTCCTGACCATCGAACCTACCCAAAGAAATAA
- the LOC106371634 gene encoding aspartic proteinase 36-like isoform X2 — translation MSAVRLTAAILVYLLPLTVLSYGFPAALKLERAVPANHEMEISQLKARDRARHGRLLQSLGGVIDFPVDGTFDPFVVGLYYTKLRLGSPPRDFYVQIDTGSDVLWVSCASCNGCPQTSGLQIQLNYFDPGSSVTATPISCSDQRCSWGIQSSDSGCSVQNNLCAYTFQYGDGSGTSGFYVSDVLQFDMIVGSSLVPNSTAQVVFGCSTSQTGDLVKSDRAVDGIFGFGQQGMSVISQLASQGVAPRVFSHCLKGENGGGGILVLGEIVAPNLVFTPLVPSQPHYNVNLLSISVNGQALPINPSVFSTSNGQGTIIDTGTTLAYLSEEAYVPLVEAITKAVSQSVRPVVSKGNQCYVIASSVAEVFPPVSLNFAGGASMFLNPQDYLIQQNNVGGTSVWCIGFQRIQNQGITILGDLVLKDKIFVYDLVGQRIGWANYDCSMSVNVSATSSSGRSEYVNAGQFSDNAAPQKPSLNMVGKTLMLLLMFLYTLLYGRGSVICGRWRVIISRPAKPRRRNV, via the exons ATGTCGGCTGTCCGGTTAACGGCGGCTATCCTGGTTTATTTACTACCGTTGACGGTTCTGTCCTACGGGTTTCCGGCGGCTCTGAAACTAGAAAGAGCGGTTCCGGCGAATCACGAGATGGAGATCAGCCAACTCAAGGCTCGCGACAGAGCAAGACACGGCAGATTGTTGCAGTCTCTCGGCGGCGTTATTGATTTCCCCGTCGACGGAACTTTTGATCCTTTCGTCGTTGG GTTATACTACACGAAACTGCGGTTGGGATCTCCTCCAAGAGATTTTTATGTACAGATTGACACTGGAAGTGATGTTCTGTGGGTTAGTTGTGCTTCTTGCAATGGCTGCCCTCAGACCAGTGGACTCCAA ATTCAGTTGAATTACTTTGATCCAGGGAGCTCAGTGACAGCCACGCCAATCTCATGTTCTGACCAAAGATGCAGCTGGGGTATTCAGTCCTCTGATTCAGGCTGTTCTGTTCAGAACAATCTTTGCGCTTACACGTTTCAGTATGGAGATGGAAGTGGCACCTCGGGGTTCTACGTCTCTGATGTCTTGCAGTTTGACATGATTGTTGGTAGCTCTCTCGTCCCTAACTCAACGGCTCAGGTTGTGTTCGG ATGCAGCACCTCGCAGACGGGTGATTTAGTGAAGTCGGATCGAGCGGTTGACGGAATCTTCGGGTTTGGGCAACAAGGGATGTCTGTGATCTCTCAGCTTGCTTCGCAGGGAGTAGCTCCGAGAGTGTTCTCACACTGTTTGAAAGGAGAAAACGGAGGCGGAGGGATATTGGTTCTTGGAGAGATTGTTGCACCAAACCTTGTCTTTACTCCTCTTGTTCCCTCACA GCCTCATTACAACGTGAATCTGCTGAGCATCTCAGTGAATGGCCAAGCTTTGCCTATCAATCCTTCGGTCTTCTCCACATCAAACGGCCAGGGAACAATCATCGACACTGGTACAACACTGGCATACCTTTCTGAAGAAGCCTATGTCCCTTTAGTCGAAGCT ATTACAAAGGCTGTTTCGCAGTCTGTGAGACCTGTTGTGTCGAAAGGGAACCAGTGTTACGTCATAGCCTCGAG TGTGGCAGAGGTATTTCCTCCAGTTAGCTTGAACTTTGCTGGTGGAGCATCCATGTTCTTGAATCCTCAGGATTACCTCATACAGCAGAACAACGTC GGAGGTACTTCAGTATGGTGCATCGGTTTCCAGAGGATACAGAATCAGGGGATAACGATTCTTGGAG ATTTGGTTCTTAAAGACAAGATCTTTGTCTATGATCTGGTCGGTCAGAGAATCGGATGGGCAAACTACGACT GTTCAATGTCGGTAAATGTCTCTGCGACTAGCAGCAGCGGAAGAAGCGAATATGTGAACGCAGGACAGTTTAGTGACAATGCAGCGCCGCAGAAGCCGTCTTTAAACATGGTCGGAAAGACTCTGATGCTGCTGTTAATG TTTCTGTACACTCTTTTATATGGTCGCGGCAGTGTTATTTGTGGTCGCTGGAGAGTAATTATCTCCCGACCGGCGAAGCCACGCAGAAGAAATGTTTAA
- the LOC106371634 gene encoding aspartic proteinase 36-like isoform X1: MSAVRLTAAILVYLLPLTVLSYGFPAALKLERAVPANHEMEISQLKARDRARHGRLLQSLGGVIDFPVDGTFDPFVVGLYYTKLRLGSPPRDFYVQIDTGSDVLWVSCASCNGCPQTSGLQIQLNYFDPGSSVTATPISCSDQRCSWGIQSSDSGCSVQNNLCAYTFQYGDGSGTSGFYVSDVLQFDMIVGSSLVPNSTAQVVFGCSTSQTGDLVKSDRAVDGIFGFGQQGMSVISQLASQGVAPRVFSHCLKGENGGGGILVLGEIVAPNLVFTPLVPSQPHYNVNLLSISVNGQALPINPSVFSTSNGQGTIIDTGTTLAYLSEEAYVPLVEAITKAVSQSVRPVVSKGNQCYVIASSVAEVFPPVSLNFAGGASMFLNPQDYLIQQNNVGGTSVWCIGFQRIQNQGITILGDLVLKDKIFVYDLVGQRIGWANYDCSMSVNVSATSSSGRSEYVNAGQFSDNAAPQKPSLNMVGKTLMLLLMVINMFL; encoded by the exons ATGTCGGCTGTCCGGTTAACGGCGGCTATCCTGGTTTATTTACTACCGTTGACGGTTCTGTCCTACGGGTTTCCGGCGGCTCTGAAACTAGAAAGAGCGGTTCCGGCGAATCACGAGATGGAGATCAGCCAACTCAAGGCTCGCGACAGAGCAAGACACGGCAGATTGTTGCAGTCTCTCGGCGGCGTTATTGATTTCCCCGTCGACGGAACTTTTGATCCTTTCGTCGTTGG GTTATACTACACGAAACTGCGGTTGGGATCTCCTCCAAGAGATTTTTATGTACAGATTGACACTGGAAGTGATGTTCTGTGGGTTAGTTGTGCTTCTTGCAATGGCTGCCCTCAGACCAGTGGACTCCAA ATTCAGTTGAATTACTTTGATCCAGGGAGCTCAGTGACAGCCACGCCAATCTCATGTTCTGACCAAAGATGCAGCTGGGGTATTCAGTCCTCTGATTCAGGCTGTTCTGTTCAGAACAATCTTTGCGCTTACACGTTTCAGTATGGAGATGGAAGTGGCACCTCGGGGTTCTACGTCTCTGATGTCTTGCAGTTTGACATGATTGTTGGTAGCTCTCTCGTCCCTAACTCAACGGCTCAGGTTGTGTTCGG ATGCAGCACCTCGCAGACGGGTGATTTAGTGAAGTCGGATCGAGCGGTTGACGGAATCTTCGGGTTTGGGCAACAAGGGATGTCTGTGATCTCTCAGCTTGCTTCGCAGGGAGTAGCTCCGAGAGTGTTCTCACACTGTTTGAAAGGAGAAAACGGAGGCGGAGGGATATTGGTTCTTGGAGAGATTGTTGCACCAAACCTTGTCTTTACTCCTCTTGTTCCCTCACA GCCTCATTACAACGTGAATCTGCTGAGCATCTCAGTGAATGGCCAAGCTTTGCCTATCAATCCTTCGGTCTTCTCCACATCAAACGGCCAGGGAACAATCATCGACACTGGTACAACACTGGCATACCTTTCTGAAGAAGCCTATGTCCCTTTAGTCGAAGCT ATTACAAAGGCTGTTTCGCAGTCTGTGAGACCTGTTGTGTCGAAAGGGAACCAGTGTTACGTCATAGCCTCGAG TGTGGCAGAGGTATTTCCTCCAGTTAGCTTGAACTTTGCTGGTGGAGCATCCATGTTCTTGAATCCTCAGGATTACCTCATACAGCAGAACAACGTC GGAGGTACTTCAGTATGGTGCATCGGTTTCCAGAGGATACAGAATCAGGGGATAACGATTCTTGGAG ATTTGGTTCTTAAAGACAAGATCTTTGTCTATGATCTGGTCGGTCAGAGAATCGGATGGGCAAACTACGACT GTTCAATGTCGGTAAATGTCTCTGCGACTAGCAGCAGCGGAAGAAGCGAATATGTGAACGCAGGACAGTTTAGTGACAATGCAGCGCCGCAGAAGCCGTCTTTAAACATGGTCGGAAAGACTCTGATGCTGCTGTTAATGGTAATAAACATGTTCTTATAG
- the LOC106371635 gene encoding SRSF protein kinase 1-like — translation MADERDGGRLSDASDYSSEDEGTEDYRRGGYHAVRVGDTFKNGSYVIQSKLGWGHFSTVWLAWDTLKSRYVALKIQKSAQHYTEAAMDEIKILKQIAEGDAEDKKCVVKLLDHFKHAGPNGQHVCMVFEYLGDNLLSVIKYSDYRGVPLNMVKELCFHILVGLDYLHRELSIIHTDIKPENILLCSTINPEADARRTGAPLVLPTAKDKAVAEKEKPKSYTYSADMTKNQKKKIRKKANKKVVVEEEGSEESERVSNSEAKPNGNSTVEGSEGSSERAKEAENVGEKSRGNRRGSRATRQKLLADVDRKCKLVDFGNACWTYKQFTSDIQTRQYRCPEVILGSKYSTSADMWSFACICFELATGDVLFDPHSGENYERDEDHLALMMELLGVMPRKIALGGRYSRDYFNRQGELRHIRRLRFWPLSKVLMEKYEFSEEDAVAMQDFITPILEFAPEKRPTAAQCLTHPWLNPVPRSLKSLPSPQKPKEEDSTDENKAKEKDEREAMEVGVGNIAIDGSEEKVSARAGRQSARDLRT, via the exons ATGGCGGATGAGAGAGACGGAGGACGCCTGAGTGACGCTAGCGATTATTCTTCAGAGGATGAAGGAACAGAGGATTACAGGAGAGGAGGGTACCATGCGGTGCGAGTGGGTGATACTTTCAAGAATGGATCTTATGTGATTCAGAGTAAGCTTGGTTGGGGTCACTTCTCCACTGTTTGGCTCGCTTGGGACACTCTCAAATCC CGTTATGTAGCTTTGAAAATCCAGAAGAGCGCACAGCACTACACTGAGGCAGCCATGGACGAGATAAAAATCTTGAAACAGATCGCGGAAGGAGACGCCGAAGACAAGAAGTGCGTTGTGAAGCTTCTTGATCATTTCAAGCACGCGGGTCCCAACGGGCAGCATGTGTGCATGGTCTTTGAGTATTTGGGAGATAACCTCTTGTCTGTTATCAAGTACAGCGACTACCGTGGTGttcctctcaacatggttaaAGAGCTTTGTTTCCATATCTTAGTCGGTTTGGATTATCTTCACCGTGAGCTTTCGATTATTCACACCGATATCAAACCGGAGAATATTCTCCTCTGTTCCACCATCAACCCTGAGGCAGATGCTAGGAGAACCGGTGCTCCTCTTGTTCTTCCAACCGCTAAGGACAAGGCTGTTGCTGAGAAAGAGAAACCGAAGAGTTACACGTACAGTGCGGATATGActaagaatcagaagaagaagatccgTAAGAAAGCTAATAAGAAGGTTGTGGTTGAAGAGGAAGGTTCTGAGGAAAGTGAGAGAGTTTCTAACTCCGAGGCGAAACCAAACGGAAACTCAACTGTGGAGGGTTCAGAAGGGAGTTCCGAAAGAGCGAAAGAAGCAGAGAATGTCGGCGAAAAGAGTCGGGGGAATAGGAGAGGAAGTAGAGCTACTAGGCAGAAGTTGCTTGCGGATGTTGATAGGAAATGCAAGCTGGTTGATTTTGGGAATGCTTGTTGGACTTATAAGCAGTTCACGAGCGATATTCAGACAAGGCAGTATCGTTGTCCTGAGGTTATTCTTGGCTCAAAGTACTCAACCTCTGCGGATATGTGGTCTTTTGCTTGTATTTGCTTCGAGCTTGCTACTGGAGATGTTCTGTTTGATCCTCACAGCGGTGAAAACTATGAGAGGGATGAG GATCACTTAGCATTGATGATGGAGCTTCTTGGTGTGATGCCACGAAAG ATTGCATTAGGAGGACGCTACTCGCGTGATTACTTCAACAGACAGGGTGAACTAAGGCACATTAGGCGGTTGCGGTTCTGGCCACTGAGCAAGGTTTTAATGGAGAAGTATGAGTTCAGCGAGGAAGACGCGGTTGCTATGCAAGATTTCATCACTCCCATTCTTGAATTTGCACCTGAGAAGAGACCAACAGCTGCTCAGTGCCTAACGCACCCATGGTTGAATCCTGTCCCTAGATCACTTAAATCGTTACCGAGTCCACAAAAACCTAAAGAAGAAGATTCTACAGATGAGAATAAAGCCAAGGAGAAGGATGAGAGGGAAGCCATGGAGGTTGGCGTTGGGAATATAGCCATTGATGGCTCAGAGGAAAAGGTCTCAGCAAGAGCAGGTCGTCAATCTGCTCGTGATCTTCGCACTTGA
- the LOC106371636 gene encoding magnesium transporter MRS2-11, chloroplastic, giving the protein MALTPTPSTLTSRVNISSDHHHPSSPSLHFLLPPPGSLSSPPSSFSLHLSALNRSMICFETLKVLSRSKCFAKSPTTAEDFVGDYDSLNVSGDEDDDDGSSGGDGGREDAKKIDSSSSSSTVSSSSDSTSLGIREPVYEVVEVKATGAISTRKISRRQLLKSSGLRPRDIRSVDPSLFMTNSMPSLLVREHAILLNLGSLRAIAMRDRVLIFDYNRRGGRAFVDTLMPRINPRSMNGGPSMPFELEVVESALISRIQRLEQRLMDIEPRVQVLLEVLPNRLTADILEELRISKQRLVELGSRAGALRQMLLDLLEDPHEIRRICIMGRNCTLRRGNDDMECSLPLDKQIAEEEEEEIEMLLENYLQRCESCHGQAERLLDSAKEMEDSIAVNLSSRRLEVSRFELLLQVGTFCVAAGALVAGIFGMNLKSYLEEQPFAFWLTTGGIILGAAVGFFLMYSYLRKRKIF; this is encoded by the exons ATGGCGTTAACTCCAACTCCATCCACACTCACTTCTCGTGTAAACATCTCCTCCGATCATCATCATCCTTCCTCTCCCtctcttcactttcttcttcctcctcctggaTCATTATCCTCTCCTCCCTCTTCCTTTTCTCTCCACTTATCCGCGCTGAACAGATCCATGATCTGCTTCGAAACACTCAAGGTTCTCTCGAGATCCAAGTGTTTTGCCAAATCTCCAACAACCGCCGAGGATTTCGTCGGTGATTACGATTCTCTTAACGTTAGCGGCGACGAGGACGACGACGATGGTAGTAGCGGCGGTGATGGAGGAAGAGAGGATGCAAAGAAGatcgattcttcttcttcttcgtctacTGTATCTTCCTCGAGTGATTCTACCTCTCTGGGGATTCGTGAGCCGGTTTATGAG GTTGTTGAAGTGAAGGCGACGGGAGCAATATCTACAAGGAAGATTAGCAGACGACAGCTTCTCAAGTCCAGTG GTCTTCGGCCAAGAGATATCCGAAGTGTTGATCCTTCATTGTTTATGACAAACTCCATGCCATCTCTGTTG GTCCGTGAACATGCAATTCTGCTTAATTTGGGCTCTCTGCGAGCGATAGCAATGCGTGACCGTGTCCTTATTTTTGATTATAACCG GAGAGGAGGAAGGGCTTTTGTTGATACATTGATGCCTCGGATCAACCCAAGAAGTATGAATGGAGGTCCCTCTATGCCTTTTGAACTCGAG GTTGTGGAATCGGCGCTAATCTCAAGGATACAGCGGTTAGAGCAAAGGCTTATGGATATAGAACCCCGA GTCCAAGTTCTTCTTGAGGTTTTGCCCAACCGCTTAACTGCTGATATATTGGAGGAACTTCGTATTAGCAAACAAAGACTG GTTGAATTGGGGTCGAGAGCTGGAGCTCTTAGACAAATGCTACTTGATCTCTTAGAGGATCCACATGAAATACGCCGCATATGCATCATGGGAAGAAACTGCACACTTAGAAGAGGAAATGACGACATGGAGTGTTCATTGCCCTTAGATAAGCAGATTGCTGAAG aagaagaggaggaaattgAAATGCTCTTGGAGAACTATCTGCAAAG ATGCGAGTCATGCCATGGTCAAGCAGAAAGGCTTCTGGATTCTGCAAAGGAAATGGAAGACTCAATTGCTGTCAATCTAAG TTCTCGGAGACTTGAGGTCAGCAGATTCGAACTACTTCTTCAGGTCGGAACGTTTTGCGTTGCAGCTGGTGCTCTCGTCGCAG GCATATTTGGAATGAACTTGAAGTCCTATCTTGAAGAACAACCT TTTGCATTCTGGCTAACAACGGGCGGAATCATCTTAGGAGCTGCAGTAGGCTTCTTCCTCATGTATTCCTATCTCCGTAAACGCAAAATCTTTTGA
- the LOC106370407 gene encoding F-box protein At1g30790-like, with protein sequence MAAMEPSPTRDLAHDQNSPKNIPFDLTFEILSRLPAKSIIRFQSVSKLWSSIIRSKDLADSFLIHSKTRPRLLFTFKHFDSRQRFIFSAPEHDTEENSSTARHDMTISDLVSYYIKSRPVNGLICCTRGSSIAVCNPTTRQILKLPDVTLNGRDMYARLGYDPVQDQYKVLCVMMHDGFDSRTKDNIEQEHFVFTLGCQQQEWRKIEFIDVGDPYTDVKGGVCISGGIYYVIGHKKIARFDVRSEKVELINAPQEDMLNEEDIKKVIVYHSSDDISTINAHCWTLVNHQGKLGGTDYQEFHLMRLWIQEEEDESWNIMTCDVPTDWGDLFRDKGLSSPGEIHTGEVMLVSDTLESSKPFTVYYYDMIRESFRSATVEGIADSEFRRGIHGFGKRNRDMLCFPGHIENIMFF encoded by the coding sequence ATGGCCGCCATGGAACCGTCACCAACACGTGACCTAGCTCACGACCAAAACTCTCCAAAAAACATTCCATTTGACCTAACTTTTGAGATACTCTCGAGACTTCCTGCCAAATCCATCATCAGGTTCCAATCTGTATCCAAGCTTTGGTCCTCTATCATCCGCAGCAAAGATCTCGCAGACTCGTTCCTGATTCACTCAAAGACTCGACCACGTCTACTTTTCACCTTCAAGCACTTCGATTCCAGGCAACGTTTCATCTTCTCTGCTCCAGAACACGACACCGAAGAAAACTCATCCACAGCCAGACACGACATGACAATCTCGGACCTCGTCAGCTACTACATCAAATCTCGCCCTGTGAACGGTCTGATATGTTGCACGCGTGGTTCATCGATAGCAGTTTGTAATCCCACCACCAGACAAATCTTGAAACTGCCAGATGTTACACTCAACGGAAGAGACATGTACGCACGTCTCGGTTACGATCCTGTCCAAGACCAGTACAAAGTCTTGTGTGTGATGATGCATGACGGGTTTGACAGCCGCACAAAAGACAATATAGAGCAGGAGCATTTCGTTTTCACATTGGGATGTCAACAACAAGAGTGGAGAAAGATTGAGTTCATCGACGTCGGAGATCCTTACACGGATGTCAAAGGAGGGGTTTGCATCAGTGGTggtatatattatgtaattggACATAAAAAGATAGCTAGGTTCGATGTTAGATCCGAGAAGGTGGAGCTTATTAACGCACCACAAGAAGATATGTTAAACGAAGAGGATATCAAAAAAGTAATCGTTTACCATAGCTCAGACGATATCTCAACAATAAACGCTCACTGTTGGACTCTTGTAAACCACCAAGGTAAGTTAGGAGGAACTGATTATCAGGAATTCCATCTTATGCGTTTGTGGattcaagaagaggaagatgaatcATGGAACATCATGACTTGCGATGTGCCTACTGACTGGGGAGATTTGTTTAGAGACAAAGGACTGTCTTCTCCGGGAGAGATTCATACAGGAGAAGTTATGTTGGTGTCTGATACGTTGGAGTCGTCTAAGCCTTTCACTGTTTACTATTACGACATGATCAGAGAGAGTTTCAGAAGTGCAACAGTGGAAGGTATCGCGGATAGTGAGTTTAGACGTGGTATCCACGGTTTTGGTAAGCGTAATCGTGATATGTTGTGTTTTCCAGGTCACATTGAGAATATCATGTTCTTCTAA
- the LOC106371637 gene encoding protein RETICULATA-RELATED 1, chloroplastic-like has protein sequence MSLTLKISHISNLSSDVFNTTVEPRIQCRAGQASVCFRRSPGFVSARIHWSSELSSRSFRARCVGSDVVTREISGRSKDETFSELEPELDGGDGGGGGDDGGINGGNGGGGDGGGEGGDDGGEDEAEEKEFGPILKFDEVMKETERRGIALPEDMLEAAKSVGIRKLFLLRYLDLQGSVWPLGFLMRTCTMLRNRMLADPSFLFKVGTEIAIDSCCATFAEVQKRGEDFWSEFELYAADLLVGLVVDVALVGLLAPYARIGKTSLPSSTGLFSGLKRSCAALPSSVFEAERPGCKFSVNQRVATFFYKGVLYGSVGFGCGLIGQGIANLIMTAKRSIKKSEEDVPVPPLFESAALWGVFLGLSSNARYQIINGLERVVEGSTAAKRIPVVAMAFTVGVRFANNVYGGMQFVDWAKLSGVQ, from the exons ATGTCTCTGACCCTAAAAATCTCTCACATTTCAAACCTCTCCAGCGATGTGTTCAACACTACTGTAGAGCCGCGAATTCAATGCAGAGCCGGTCAAGCGTCGGTTTGCTTCCGCCGCAGCCCTGGTTTCGTATCCGCACGGATCCATTGGAGCTCGGAGCTGTCTTCTCGGAGCTTTAGAGCTCGATGCGTTGGATCGGACGTGGTCACGAGGGAAATCTCCGGCAGATCGAAAGATGAGACCTTTAGCGAGTTGGAGCCGGAACTCGACGGCGGTGACGGCGGAGGCGGAGGAGATGACGGTGGGATTAACGGAGGAAACGGGGGTGGTGGTGATGGAGGCGGAGAGGGAGGTGATGATGGAGGGGAGGATGAAGCTGAGGAGAAGGAGTTTGGTCCGATACTGAAGTTCGATGAAGTTATGAAGGAGACAGAGCGTAGAGGGATTGCACTACCTGAGGATATGTTGGAGGCTGCCAAGTCTGTTGGGATTAGGAAGCTCTTCCTTCTCCGTTATCTCGATCTACAG GGATCTGTTTGGCCGCTTGGTTTTCTGATGAGGACATGCACGATGCTTCGAAACAGAATGCTCGCAGATCCTTCCTTTCTCTTCAAAGTTGGAACCGAG ATAGCGATAGACTCTTGCTGTGCAACGTTTGCGGAAGTGCAGAAGAGAGGGGAAGATTTCTGGTCAGAGTTTGAGTTGTATGCGGCTGATCTTTTGGTTGGTCTTGTGGTTGATGTTGCTTTGGTTGGGCTTTTGGCTCCCTATGCACGTATCGGGAAGACATCTTTGCCATCATCAACTGGTTTATTTAGCGGCCTTAAGCGATCTTGTGCAGCTCTTCCCAGCAG TGTTTTTGAAGCGGAAAGACCGGGTTGTAAATTCTCGGTTAACCAGCGGGTTGCAACTTTCTTCTACAAG GGTGTCTTGTATGGGTCTGTTGGATTCGGCTGCGGTCTTATCGGGCAGGGGATTGCAAATCTCATCATGACGGCAAAGCG GAGTATAAAGAAGTCAGAAGAAGACGTCCCTGTTCCACCTCTATTCGAAAGTGCTGCTCTCTGGG GTGTGTTCCTGGGGTTATCTTCCAACGCACGTTACCAAATCATCAACGGGCTGGAACGGGTAGTGGAAGGTTCTACAGCAGCCAAACGCATCCCTGTTGTTGCGATGGCGTTTACGGTTGGAGTCCGGTTCGCTAACAATGTATATGGCGGTATGCAGTTTGTTGATTGGGCTAAGTTATCCGGCGTCCAGTAG
- the LOC125579219 gene encoding protein RETICULATA-RELATED 1, chloroplastic-like, whose product MTAKRSIKKSEEDVPVPPLFESAALWGVFLGLSSNARYQIINGLERVVEGSTAAKRIPVVAMAFTVGVRFANNVYGGMQFVDWAKLSGVQ is encoded by the exons ATGACGGCAAAGCG GAGTATAAAGAAGTCAGAAGAAGACGTCCCTGTTCCACCTCTATTCGAAAGTGCTGCTCTCTGGG GTGTGTTCCTGGGGTTATCTTCCAACGCACGTTACCAAATCATCAACGGGCTGGAACGGGTAGTGGAAGGTTCTACAGCAGCCAAACGCATCCCTGTTGTTGCGATGGCGTTTACGGTTGGAGTCCGGTTCGCTAACAATGTATATGGCGGTATGCAGTTTGTTGATTGGGCTAAGTTATCCGGCGTCCAGTAG